The DNA region agatttttctcaGCCTAATCCCCGAGAGGACGGGGAGGGGATagagaggggatttttcttcactgggaggggacggggaggggattttcttTCATGGGGAGAAGACGAAGATTTTTTGTTATCTCCGTAACGGAGACGAGCCagggatggggattgatatcTCCTACTGAGATGGagatggggattgatatcccctccccgcccctccccttgCCATCCCTAATTGTTAACCATTTTGATCCAAAATTATACTTCCTCCCAAAGAAAATGCTATTCCCAGAGGGTCACATCGAAAATATCTTCAGGTCCATATGCTTAAATTAATCAACTCATGACAagcaatatttaattttctggTCTCTCTGTAAGAGAATGTAATCGATCAGATTGTAATGGTTAATTCAACCCTTCTCCTCTTTTGAAGAAACCTTTCAACCAACTATCTACAATCAGATACGAAGAAGCAGCCAACCTACAAATGAAGAAACCCCCTCAACTAACCCTTACAACATAAGGCAAATTCTTAGTACCATGTTCATCATAGAAACGGCTGCCGTTTTAAACTTATCTTCAACGTTAATcacataaatttataacatttatattctttattttatatttgaacaaTGACGTGATCGTATGCATGCAGGAGTTAGCAAAGATGGGCTAGTTCGTCACTTCTTTCATCGACCTTCGAAAGCGTACACAACAGGAaccagaaaaagaagaaaggtgCACACAGACACGGAGGGCGGCGAAACCCGGTGGCACAAAACCGGCAAGACCAGGCCGGTCTTTGTTGGCGGCAAGGTGAAAGGTTACAAGAAAATTCTTGTGCTTTATACCAATTATGGGAAACAGAAAAAACCAGAGAAAACCAATTGGGTGATGCACCAGTACCACCTGGGCAacaatgaagaagagaaagacgGGGAGATCGTGGTTTCAAAAGTTTTCTACCAAACACAGCCTAGACAATGTGGTTCACTCATGAAGGACGCTCTCCCACCAAAATTAATGAAGGGACAAAGCGGCCATGAGAGTCTTAGAAATAATCCAGGTCTTGAGGCGTTTTACAATCCTTCATTCATATCTTTTGATCAAGGCGATCAAAATAGAGCGAGCCCCCCTCAACTGATTCCCCATTTCGCACCACATGATGGCTCTTCGTTTATTCCTtgaaatgagagagaaaaatgaaaaaataaataaataaatgagggAGGCAggcaagaaaagaagaaaggaagatAAATGGAGGGTGGAGATTGTGGTTTCAGTGATTGTGCAATGCTGGGAATAAGctcatatacaaataatatttcagAAAAGGACACAACACAAGGAGAGGAGAAGAATAAGGAAGATTTACTTCAAAGAAGTAGAAGTCGGATTCTTCAACGTGGAATTTGAAGATTTCGCCTTAacgcaatttttttttttattggtattAAAATTCAACTTTGTACAGTGTCAAGAATGTAACATTTACAAAAATGGGGTGATGACACACTGACAATGGTACCTTTCAAACTGTACAAAGAGATTCTTATCattatatagtattatattCTCTTGTTTCTATCCGTAAGATGTTTCagctctctctccctctccccACATGTGGCTCATATGGGTGTacgttttaataaataaataaatgcgaTTGATAATAAGGAATAtacagtaaataaataaaaggatttCGGGCCGAAGATTCTTAGTTCAGCAGattaacataaaatcataaatgatactatgattgtttgtttattttaggTGGGTTTTAAAATTATCgaatataacaattaaaaaatgttatccCTTTTATtgaatgatatgataatttatatttactttgataatttgttatttagggttatttactattaataatattatacatataaatcaattatataaatatatttttataatatgatataataacatTTGATTACATGATTtcatagtaaaaataaaacGGGTAGACCATATTCAAATTTGTGCATCGTTTTCTAGTCAAAAGTGTTCAATTTTCCTATTTGGTATTTGTttctgggaaaaaaaaaaaagcagatgCAATATGCACCTAGCCTTGAGTGacatttcaatttgaaattaatttgtaataatGTTTTCATTTGAAAACCTACCACAGGAGCAACTAATCTGACAAGACAAATATCCGCTATATACATTTGATGCCTGATTGACAAATTCATAAGGAAGCTGCCAATTGAGGTGTTTCCCAGAAGCATATCACATGGTCTCagattatgaaaaaatataaatgactAGTGATTATAGAATGACCAATATCAAACACAACCAGTCAGCATCTAACCATCTTCCCATTAATTAGAGAGGACCCATGATCGCCTCTCAGGCTTGACCCTCTGGGACCCTTGCATCTGTGGGCTCTCACTGGCATTAATGTCAAGCACTAATGACTTATCCAGGCAATCTACTTAGTtctaatctctctctctctctcttcacccAAATCTACTTGAAATAGAGATCTACAAGAGTACTGGTTTCAAACTCTTCCATACTTGACAATTTGTATAGGAAGTTTCACTTTTGAGCTGCAACTGCAAACACCCAGAAATGAATTTTCAGTCCAGTTCAAAAGAAAACCAACACCAAATGAAACCAAATAGAAAAAGGCTTACCCAGGACCAGATCAGGCTCTTGGAGACAAGCTTCAATTCTAAAGAGAAGCTCCAAGTAGACGACAAACTTGAGCTTGCACACAGACTAGGCCTGCCACCAAGACAGGTAGCAATATGGTACCAAAATAGACGAGTACGTGAGAAAATCTGTACCATAGAGTTCGACCACAAGACCACCCAACTACAGCTTGACAGTGTGTTGGCAGAAAATAGAAGGCTAGAACAAGAAGTTGGCATGCTGAAACATGAGCTCAACAAGGCTCTACAGATGCTATCTGTAGCTAACCCATCTATCAGTCTTCTGCCCTCGTCAACATCTCATGACAATGATCACACCAGCACAAGCTCTCCTGACAACATGATATACGGTTGGAAAGATTCAGGGGTGCTGCCATTAGACGAGTTATATTCTTGCCTGATTAGCCATGGAGGCCAGCCTGCAAAACAGGACAGAAATGTTCAGTTCATTCAGTGagattttaatgtataaaaatgtttaaaattactTGCAAGAGAAGCTATTTGaagttgaaattacaaaattagcTCTGGGTATTCGTGTTTGCAGATAACTTTCATTCAGCATTTactctaaaaaatttgaatgtGATAATCACAAGACAATATTTGtttgatagaatttaattaaGAGTTCATGATTTGTATatgatcaaaaatatttttaccacaAACAATCAAGACTAAGATGGAATTCCTGCAAGCACAGAGATTAAAGGCATTCAAGCTGGTGTTTTTCAATCACTGCATTTGTAGACAAATCTGAAACATAGTTCGATTGATAATAGGTTTAATATTGTACCACAAACAATAAAGACTAAGATGGGATTCCAACACAAACATAAACACTGCAGACATTCAACTATTCAAACTGTTATTTCAAATTGCTGCAACTATAAACAATTCGGAAATAGCTCTAATATCCATCAGCTAAAGACTGGATGAGAGAAAATACAAGAACATGTCAAATTTGATGGCCTACTTCCAAGTCTAGAAATCATATAAAAAGTAAGACAGCTCAGAAGCTCCATCACGTTTAAATGTCTGCAGCCAAAATACTGATTAGATTGATCAGCAATTCAAAACTTCTCTCAACCGACTCAACTTTGCCAAGTTGAGTTGAGAAATAAAATCGTATTACTGATTAAAGTAAAATTGAGAAAGCTCCCCAATTGGAGACATATTTTACTTCTGACATAACTGCGGCATGAATCATGATGaccaaaatttgatttaaccTGCCTTATGTTTGCAACTTTTAGTTAACATTTGTATcctaaactaaaactttaaacTACAATTTTTGATCTGGTCAAAAATGTGAAGCTATTTTATATGTACGAACAAAACGACAGGTAATAGATGctatattgaaaatttcaatatattttgacatgtaGCAAATACCCTTGGTTGTAAATAATCTATTCAAGGTAAAACGTTGAGCAGAGAGAATAGCAGAATCTGAAAAACAAAGGCAAAGCACAGAAACATATGTAAATGGAACATATTTAAACCAGAAGAAATTATCTTTCACCAAATGAAACCAAAAAGTAGAAATGCATAGATACACAGAAAAGATATATCAATTAACAGCACATGATATACATGTATGCTATGTTCCTAAAAATAACTCTGCTATTAGCTCAAGCTTCAGGATGAAGCAAACATGACAAAAGATCAGCTAGTCAAATCTAAGCTTTAGCAATTATAGGAATGGCCAAGAAGGCAAAAACCAGTTTACAAATCAAGTTAACTACATGGACCTACAAAGGCCGTGAAAATGTTATATCTAACAAAGAAAGAGTGACGTTCAGAACTCTCTCTCAAGCTAGATTATAGGAGGATTCTGTGGAAGTAAAAACCATAAACTTAGAAagattaaaatcaaattgagaaAATAACTGAATTTGGGGAAGACCAACTGATGCTAGGTAGGGAATACCACATAAGACACATCcaagaaaattgttgaaattgtgcAAAAACCTGCTAATGTTATGTAAGTACTCTCTTTTGCACAACTCTGATACCTCAGCCTACATAGTACCACAGGCTGATCGCTATTGGCAGAGAGTGACAATAGTCATGGACTACTTCTCAAATGACCAGAAGCCGAGAACCGCTGAATAAGTCAGCTTGAGTTCACCTcccaataatatatttagttttcCATGAGTATTTCAACACCCTATCCCTCCATGCTTTCAGAAGCTTGTTTTGGAagaatcaatttctttttcttcctagATTTTCATAGTGCtattatttacccaaaaaaaaaaaacatatatggtAAATTTTGGAAGTTTCTTATCATAGTATATCTGCTAAAACCCATGAAATATATAGCTCATGCAGGATCCCATTTGCTCATTCATCATAATCTATTAACTCTAAACAGTAAATTTTAAGCCACTCTgtttatttcaatcaaaactTCAATAAGTATGACCATCATAAGCCCAAAGTTTACTGTTAAAAGAACAGCAAAACACATGTACTTCAATAAGTATGACCATCATAAGCCCAAAGTTTATTATCTAATCCAACTAAACATATCTAACGTTACCCAAGATACGTGTGCTATTCTATATTACTTAGTAAAATGAAAACtgaaatacaaataacaaaatttactcAAAATTCTCCTTCTTCTTGAAGATATATACATCAGTCTCCTCATACCCGTAATCGGGATGCAAATCTTCATGACGCACCTTTTCAGTCTCAAAATCTTTCTCAGACATTTCCCAG from Mangifera indica cultivar Alphonso chromosome 8, CATAS_Mindica_2.1, whole genome shotgun sequence includes:
- the LOC123223111 gene encoding NAC domain-containing protein 73-like isoform X2 gives rise to the protein MTAVMCKQLKEARRHQLLIILPPNPKIVWLGLVLHVVIRLNARIHDLPGLPAGVKFDPTDQELLEHLEGKVRSDTRKLHPLIDEFIPTLEGENGICYTHPQKLPGVSKDGLVRHFFHRPSKAYTTGTRKRRKVHTDTEGGETRWHKTGKTRPVFVGGKVKGYKKILVLYTNYGKQKKPEKTNWVMHQYHLGNNEEEKDGEIVVSKVFYQTQPRQCGSLMKDALPPKLMKGQSGHESLRNNPGLEAFYNPSFISFDQGDQNRASPPQLIPHFAPHDGSSFIP
- the LOC123223111 gene encoding NAC domain-containing protein 73-like isoform X1; this encodes MTWCNDCSDVQTIERSSSPSTTNNITAKPKDCLVRSCPSCGHQIKCNQQARIHDLPGLPAGVKFDPTDQELLEHLEGKVRSDTRKLHPLIDEFIPTLEGENGICYTHPQKLPGVSKDGLVRHFFHRPSKAYTTGTRKRRKVHTDTEGGETRWHKTGKTRPVFVGGKVKGYKKILVLYTNYGKQKKPEKTNWVMHQYHLGNNEEEKDGEIVVSKVFYQTQPRQCGSLMKDALPPKLMKGQSGHESLRNNPGLEAFYNPSFISFDQGDQNRASPPQLIPHFAPHDGSSFIP
- the LOC123224259 gene encoding homeobox-leucine zipper protein ATHB-52-like; protein product: MNFQSSSKENQHQMKPNRKRLTQDQIRLLETSFNSKEKLQVDDKLELAHRLGLPPRQVAIWYQNRRVREKICTIEFDHKTTQLQLDSVLAENRRLEQEVGMLKHELNKALQMLSVANPSISLLPSSTSHDNDHTSTSSPDNMIYGWKDSGVLPLDELYSCLISHGGQPAKQDRNVQFIQ